A genome region from Clostridium pasteurianum includes the following:
- a CDS encoding sugar phosphate nucleotidyltransferase encodes MKALLLAGGKGTRLRPLTDNIPKPMVPVMGKPLLESTIMNLKKNGITEIIISTCYKSNYIKDYFRDGSEFGVKIKYISEDIPLGTGGAIKNVQRYVDDAFIIFNSDILSDINIKKFIDFHKSTKADATIAVTYVENPSQYGVIEYDDNKRIKSFKEKPKEKEITSHFINAGIYIFEPKVLKEIPANRVVSIEKDTYPQLLQKGFGLYAYESKDYWMDIGNLSKYIRCHKDIMDGKCKLISSKMEKFYYNRNIILPYRNNRISSKAKIVGPCYIGKNVSIGEGALVGPYAFIGDNSVVMPESRIAESILWNGVEVRDRAKLFRTVVTFNCTIGKDKKICDTAYAKNEDIAI; translated from the coding sequence ATGAAAGCGCTACTTTTAGCAGGAGGTAAAGGGACTAGATTAAGGCCACTTACTGATAATATTCCAAAACCAATGGTTCCGGTTATGGGAAAACCTCTTTTAGAGAGCACAATAATGAATTTAAAGAAAAATGGTATAACTGAAATAATCATAAGTACTTGTTACAAATCTAATTATATAAAAGATTATTTTAGGGATGGTTCAGAATTTGGGGTTAAAATAAAATATATATCTGAAGATATTCCACTTGGGACAGGTGGAGCAATTAAAAATGTGCAAAGATATGTAGATGATGCATTCATTATTTTTAATTCTGATATATTAAGTGATATAAATATCAAAAAATTTATAGATTTTCATAAAAGCACAAAAGCAGATGCAACTATAGCTGTCACTTATGTTGAGAATCCTTCTCAGTATGGCGTTATAGAATATGATGATAATAAGCGTATAAAATCCTTTAAGGAAAAACCTAAGGAAAAGGAAATAACATCACACTTTATAAATGCTGGAATATATATTTTTGAACCTAAAGTTTTAAAAGAAATACCAGCTAATAGAGTGGTTTCTATAGAAAAAGATACTTACCCTCAGCTGTTACAAAAAGGATTTGGTCTTTATGCGTATGAATCAAAAGATTACTGGATGGATATAGGAAATTTAAGTAAGTATATAAGGTGTCACAAGGATATTATGGATGGAAAATGCAAATTAATTTCTTCAAAGATGGAAAAATTTTATTATAACAGGAATATAATTCTGCCATATAGGAATAATAGAATAAGTAGTAAAGCAAAAATAGTAGGTCCTTGTTATATTGGAAAAAATGTATCAATAGGTGAAGGAGCCTTAGTTGGTCCGTATGCGTTTATTGGGGATAATTCTGTTGTTATGCCAGAAAGTAGAATTGCAGAAAGTATTTTATGGAATGGCGTTGAAGTTAGGGATAGAGCGAAACTTTTTAGAACAGTTGTAACTTTTAATTGCACTATAGGTAAGGATAAGAAAATTTGTGATACTGCATATGCAAAAAATGAAGATATTGCAATATAG